The Prosthecomicrobium sp. N25 nucleotide sequence CCTCCGGGTCGCCGGCGCGGGCTGGGTCTCGCCAGGCTGGGCGGACCTGCACACCCATCTCTGGTACGGCGGCACCGACATCTCGATCCGTCCCGAACAGGCCGGCCTCGGCCGCGGCGTCACCACGCTGGTCGATGCGGGCTCGGCCGGCGAGGCCAATTTCCACGGCTTCCGCGAGTTCATCGTCGAGCCGGCGCGGGAGAAGATCGTCGCCTTCCTGAACGTCGGCTCGATCGGCCTCGTCGCCTGCAACCGGGTGAGCGAGCTGATCGACATGCGCTCGATCGACATCGACCGGACGCTCGCCTGCGTGGAGGCCAACCGGGACGTCGTCGTCGGCCTCAAGGTGAGGGCGAGCGCCGTGATCCTCGGGGCCTGGGGGCTGACGCCCGTGCGGCTCGCCAAGAAGCTGTCGCGCATCACGAAGCTGCCGCTCATGGTCCATGTCGGCGAGCCGCCGCCGCTCTACGACGACATCGTCGCGCTGCTCGGCCCAGGCGACATCGTCACCCATTGCTTCAACGGCAAGGCGGGCGGCTCGCTCGTCGAGGACGAGGATCTCTACCGGCTGGTCGAGACGGCGGCCGAGCGCGGCGTCCTGCTCGACGTCGGCCATGGCGGCGCCTCCTATTCCTTCGAGGTCGGCGAGGCGGCGATCGCGCGCGGGCTCCTGCCGCACACCATCTCCACCGACCTGCACAACCGGTCCCTCGACGGCGCGGTCTGGGACCTCGCCACGACGATGTCGAAGCTGCTCGCCGCCGGCATGCCCTTCGAGGCCGTCGTCGACGCGTCCACGACGCGGCCTCGCAGCGCCGTCGCCCTGCCGTCGTCCGGCTTCCTGGAGGTGGGGCGCACGGCGGACCTCACGGTCTTCGATCTCGTCGACGGCGAGACGGTCGTGAAGGATTCCCAGGGCCGCCGGGCGACGCTCCACCGCATGTTCGAGCCGCGCTTCGCGGTCCTCGGCCGTCACGCAACCGAGGCGCACCGCCATACCCCGCCGGCCGGCCAGGGCGGCCCGGCGCCCTGTCCCCATTGCGGATGGGTCGCATGACCTCCGCCCCGGCCGCCCTCGCGCCCGACGCCATCCTGTCCGTGGAGGACCTCGCGGTCCATTTCCCCGGCCGGCGCGGCGTGGCGCGGGCGGTGGACGGGGTGACGCTCACCCTGAGGCGCGGCGAGACCCTGGCGGTCGTGGGCGAGTCCGGCTCGGGCAAGTCGGTCACGAGCCTCGCGGTGATGGGGCTGCTGGCCCCGCCGGGGCGCATCGCGGCCGGCCGCATCCTCCACCGCGACCGCACGGGCGAGGTGCGCGACCTGGCGCGCGTCTCCAACCGGGGCTACCGGCGCATCCGTGGCCGGGAGATCGCGATGATCTTCCAGGAGCCGATGACGAGCCTCAATCCGCTGATGACGGTCGGCGAGCAGATCGCCGAGATGATCCTGCTTCACGAGCCGATCGGTCGCGCCGCGGTCCGCGCCCGGGTGGTCGAGCTTCTGGAGCGGGTCGAGATCCCCGCCGCCGCGACCCGGCTCGACGACCATCCGCACCAGATGTCGGGCGGCATGCGCCAGCGCGTGATGATCGCCATGGCGCTCGCCTGCTCGCCGGGCCTCCTCATCGCCGACGAGCCGACGACGGCGCTCGACGTCACCATCCAGGCCCAGATCCTCGACCTGATGCGCCGCCTGCAACGCGAGCTCGGCATGAGCATCCTGTTCATCACCCACAATCTCGGCGTCGTCGCCGAGATCGCCCGCGAGGTGGCGGTGATGTATGCCGGACGGGTCGTCGAGCAGGCCCCCGTCGACACCGTCTTCGCGCGGCCGGCGCATCCCTACACCCGCGCGCTGCTGGCCTCCACGCCCGACCCGCGGCGCGACATCGGCGCGGACGGCAGCCGCCGCCGGCTGCAGGCGATCCCCGGCACCGTCCCGTCCATCCTGGACCTGCCTCCCGGCTGCACCTTCGCGCCGCGGTGCCGTCTGGCGATCGAGGACTGCACCCGCGCCGTCCCCGCGCTCGCACCGCACGGCCCCGACCACCGGGTGCGCTGCATAAGGGCGTCTGAGTTCGCGGCGGTGCCGGTCCGCGAGGCGGTGCCGTCATGACCGCCGGCTCCCTCCTGTCGGTCCGGGGGTTGGTGAAGCACTTTCCCGCCGCCGGCACCCGGGTGGTCCATGCGGTCGAGCATGTCGACCTGGAGATCGCCCGCGGCCGCATCGTCGGCCTCGTCGGCGAGTCCGGATCCGGCAAGACGACCGTCGGGCGCACCATCCTGCGGCTGACCGAGCCGACAGCCGGCAAGGCCGTCTTCGACGGTACCGACCTGTTCGCGCTGTCCGAGCGCGACCTGCGGCCCTGGCGCCGCCGCCTGCAGATCATGTTCCAGGATCCCTATTCGAGCCTGAACCCGCGCCTCGACGTGGCCGCCATCCTCGGCGAGGCGCTCGACGCCCGCGGCTATCCGGGCGGCGGGCGCGGCCGGGCCCGCCGGCGCGAGCGGGTCGCCGAACTCCTCGCCATGGTGGGGCTCCGGCCGGAGCATGCCGGACGCTATCCGCACGAGTTCTCCGGTGGCCAGCGCCAGCGGATCGGCATCGCCCGGGCGCTCGCGGTCGAGCCGGACTTCATCGTCGCCGACGAGCCCGTCTCCGCCCTCGACGTCTCCGTCCAGGCGCAGATCCTGAACCTCCTGCAGGACCTGCGCGCCGCCCTCGGACTGACGATGCTCTTCATCAGCCACGACCTCGGCGTCGTCGAGTATCTCTGCGACGAGGTCGTCGTCATGTATCTCGGCCGGGTGATGGAGCGCGGGCCCAGCCATGCGGTCCACAACGACCCGCGGCACCCCTACACGCGCGCCCTCGTCGCCGCCGCGCCCGTGCCCGATCCGACCGCGCGCCGCGCCCGCGTGCCGCTCGCCGGCGATATTCCGAGCCCGATCGCGCCGCCCTCCGGCTGCGTCTTCCGGACCCGCTGCCCGATCGCCGTCGAGGCCTGCGCCGAGGTCGTGCCGCCGCTCGAGGAGATCGGCGGCGGTCGCGCGGTCGCCTGCATCCGCCGGTCCGAGACCGCTCTCGTCCCCGCAACAGAGGAATCCCCCGCGCCATGACTCCCGAAGCACGGCTGGCCCGCCTGGGCCTGGTCCTCCCCGAGCCGCCGAAGCCGGTCGCCAGCTATGTCACTCATGTCATCGAGGGCGGGTTCCTGTATCTCTCCGGCCAGGGGCCGCGCGATGCTTCGGGCAGGCTGCAGACCGGCAAGGTCGGCCGGGACGTCTCCGTCGAGACCGCCTACGGCCACGCGAGGCTGACCGGCCTCGGCCTCCTCGCGGTCGCCAAGGGCGCGCTCGGCGAACTGTCCCGGGTGAAGCGCGTGGTGAAGCTCCTCGGCATGGTCAACGCGGAGCCCGACTTCGCCGACCACCCGGCCGTCGTCAACGGCTGCTCGGACCTCTTTCTGGAGGTCTTCGGCGAGCGCGGCGCCCATGCCCGCTCGGCCGTCGGCATGGGGTCGCTGCCGGGCGGCATCAGCGTCGAGATCGAAGCCATCCTGGCGGTCGAAGCCTGAGGAGCGAGCCATGACGACCAGGAACGACCCCCGCCCGGCCCTCGGCCTCCGCCCCGTCATCAACGTCTCCGGCACCATGACCTCGCTCGGCGCCTCGATCGTGGTGCCCGAGGCGCGTGCCGCCGTCGCCGGCATCCTGCCGGAATTCGTCGAGATCGCCAACCTGCACCGCCGCGCGAGCCGCGTGATCGCCGAGGCTACGGGGGGCGAGGCGGGCTTCGTCACCGCCTCCTGCGCCGCCGGCATCACGCTCGCCGTCGCAGCCGCGATGACCGGCTCCGACCTCGCCGCCATCGAGCGCCTGCCCGACGCCGCCGGGCTCCGCAACGAGGTGGTCATGCTCGCCGGCCACATGGTCGACTACGGAGCCCCGGTCGAGCAGGGCGTGCGCCTCGCCGGCGCCAAAGTCGTGCCGGTCGGCCAGGCGACCTCGAGCCGCATCCACCAGCTGGCCGGCGTCATCACGGAGCGCACAGCGGCCGCGCTCTTCGTCGTCTCCCACCACGTGGCGTCCTACGGCATGGTGCCGTTCTCCCTGTTCGTCGAGGCCGCCCACGCGCGCGGCGTGCCGGTGATCGTCGACGCGGCCTCCGAGTACGACCTGACCGGCTTCCTCGCCGCCGGCGCCGACGTCGCCATCTACTCGGCCCACAAGTTCCTCGGCGGGCCGACCGCCGGCATCGTCGCCGGCCGCAAGGACCTGGTCCGCGCCACCTACCTGCAGAACCGGGGCATCGGCCGCGGCATGAAGGTCGGCAAGGAGAGCATCCTGGGCACCATGGCGGCGCTCGAGGCCTGGGCCCGCCGCGACCACGCCGCCGTCCGCCGCCGCGAGCGCGCGGCGCTCGACCACTGGGTCGGCGCCTTCGAGGGGCGTCCGGGCGTGCGGGCCGAGATCGTGCCGGACCCGACCGACAATCCGCTCGACCGCCTCCAGCTCTTCGTCGACCCGGCGGTCGCGCGCATCACCGCCTGGGACCTCGCCGATTCCCTCGCCGCCGGCGCGCCGCCCGTCATCGTCCGCGACCACGAGGTCGAGCACGGCTACTTCTTCCTGGATCCCTGCAATCTCCACGAGGGCGAGGAATTCGTCGTTGGACGCCGTATCGCGGAGGAACTCGAGGCCGCGCTCGGGTCCAACGGCCGCATCACCGATTTCGCCGAACGCACCAGGCGCCGCGACGCCGCGATCCTCGACTGGCCCGACTGATCGCCCCGCCCGGAGGAACCGCATGACCGAAGGCCGCGTCGAGTCCGCCTCACCCCCACCCATGCAGGGCGACGCCGGCCGGGACGGCGAGCCCCGGCCCCGCCGCGGTGCCCGGACGGGCGCGGTCGACCGCATGGTCCAGATCTTCGACCACCTGCAGGAGACCGGCAGGCCGGCCACCGGCTACGAGATCGCGCGCGCCATCGGGGCGCCGGTCTCCACCGTCTACGCGCTGACCGAGGAACTGGTCGAGAAGCGCCTGCTCGACCGGACGGCGGGCGGCGCCCTCTGGCTCGGGTCGCGCCTCTTCCACTACGGGCTCGCCTACGCGCGCGACCTGGATCTTCTGACCGTGGCGACCCACGAAATGCACGAACTCTGCCGCAAGGTCGGCGAGACGGTGCAGATCTGCGGCCGCGACGGCGACGACATGGTCGTGCTCGCCATGGCGGAGGGGCCGGGCCATTTCCAGATCACCTCGCGGGTCGGCACCCGCGTGCCGCTCAACTGGACGGCCTCCGGGCGGCTCCTCGTCGGCCATCTCCCGCCCGCCGAGCGGACCGCGCTCTTCCGGCGCGCCAGGCCCTCGCCGACGGGCCGCGCCGAGACCCGCGCCGACGTCCTGTCCGATGCCGCCGCGGCCACCCTCGCCGAGGGGCTGTCGATCCAATGCGGCGAATCCGACTTCGCGGTCGCCTGCATCGCCGCCCCGATCCTGGACGCCGGAGGCGCCTGCCGGGCGACCATCTCGATCGTCGTCCCCGAAGGCAAGGCGCTGTCCGCCCGCGCCGACTACGTCGCGGCGGTCCAGGCCTCCGCACGCCGGATCGCCGACACCCTCGGCTGGTAGCCGGGGCGCCGCCGCGCAGGCGGGCCGCCGCGCCTGCCGCCGCAGCGCATGGAGATGCCGGACAGGATCCGGGCCCTCGTGGAGACGCCCGCGGTCGACGGGGGCTCGGCGGCGCTCCCGATCAAGGGCGAGGTCCTACGGCTCGACCGACCACCCGGCCGGACGCCTCGGAGGACTGCTGCCCTGGACAACTCCCTCGATGAACTCACGCCGTCTCACTCGATTACATCGTCGGCGCGAACAACCAGCGACGACGCTATAGTGAGGCCGATCTCCTTTGCGGTCTTTAGGTTGATGGCCAGCGCAAATTTAGTGGGCTGATGAATTGGGTGGTTGGCTGGACTGGCTCCGCCTAGTATTTCGACGATCTGGTGTCCCAGTTGCCGCATGACGTCGTCGAGGCGCGGTCCATATCCCAGCAAACCACCCTCGTGCGCAGTCTCCGGCCACTGGTAAATGACGGGAATCTTCAGTACGGCGGTCTTCCGAATGATGACTTCGCGGTAGGCGTGTAGAAGCGGAGAGGCGAGGACGTTGAGCGCGGCAGCTGCCTCGGCTTTCGCCATGTCGATCGCGGGTCCGATCTCTTCGCCCTTTTCCACGCGGTGGATCAAAAGGATGACGCCCCGGCTTCGCGCGGCTTCGGCGAGGGCTTGAAGCCGTTGAGGGCCCGTCGTCCGTGTATCGGCCAGAATCGCGATTCGAGGTGCGCCTGAAGTGAATTCGATCAGCAGCTCCTGACGTTTGCCGTCGAGGTCCGCTGCGAGCAGGCTGATGCCCGTCGTATTGCCTCCCGGTTGCGCCAGGGAGCGGGCCAGGCCTTCACCGACCATGTCGTCGGTGATGGCAACAATCGGGACGCTCCTCGTCGCTGCTTGGGCTGCACGGGTTGCCTCGGGACCGGCGGTAACGATGGCGTCCGGGCTGGTTCGAACCAGCTCCAGGGCGGCGGCCGCAAGCTGCTGGTATCCGGCATTCTGGTCACGCCGATCGGTGGTGAGATTTCGGCCTTCGACGAACCCGTGCCGGCGCAGTTCGTCGAACACCGGATTGACTGGAGCAAGCTCGCCGGGGGAGAGGAAACCGATCCGATAAGTGCGAGATGCCCACTGTCCAGCCGCGCGCCATGGAGCGGCCAAAGCGAGCGCGCCACTGGCAAACCCAATGAACTCCCGCCTTCTCATGAGCTTTCCTTGCGTCTCGCGCAGCTATCTGCCCCGCTTCACCACCGAAAGCACCGTCCACGTTGCATTCTAACATGATTGACGGCTTTGTGCCTCAATGCCACACCGGCCGGCCAGTGGCCGTGCTAGGGATTTGAGGTGCGACGACACCGCGTCGCCCTCGGACGAACCTCGGTGCTCGACTAAGCATGATCAAGGTCCAGCAGCTTAACGGGTGGGCCCGACAATGCCTTGATTTCGCGCGCGCTGCCGGCGATTCCGATCGCCACTCGGGAGGGCGGGCGAAACTCGAGAAGACTTGGAAACTAACGACGCCTTGACGCTACGGCAGTCCCGTCTCCACCATTTCCGGTGGAGATTCGCGGATGTTCTACGCACATTCCTTGGCCGGCAAGCTGCATGAGGATTGGCAGCCGCTGCATGTGCACCTCGCGGGCGTCGCCGATAGGGCGGCGCGCGGCGCTGCGCCGTTCGGGGCGGAGAAAGCGGCCGCCCTTGCTGCCTGGCTCCACGACCTCGGCAAGTACTCGCGGGCATTCCAAGCCCGGCTCGACGGGTCTGTGGAGCGGGTCGACCATTCGACGGCCGGCGCGCGGGTGGCGATCGGGCACACGGACACCTCGGGTCTCGCCAGCGGGGACCGCTTGGTCCTCGAACTGATCGCGTATGCGGTCGCCGGTCACCATGCCGGCCTGCCCGACAAGACCGACCGGGACGGCGGCACGGCGTCCCTGGCGTTCCGGCTGAGGGATGCAAGGATCGACACGCTCGATCCCGTGTGGCGCGACACGGTCCCCCTGGACGCGAGCGATCTCATGCCGGCCGGGTTCCGGTTCGTGAAGGATCCTCGTCAGGGGAGCCGCCAACTCGCCTTTCTCGGACGGATGATCTTCTCCTGCCTGGTGGATGCCGATTTCCGGGACACGGAGGCCTTCTACGCCGCGAACGAGGGCGTCGCTCCGGACCGCGACTGGCCGGGGCTACCCGACATCCTCGAGCGGCTCCGGGCGACCTTCGACGCACACATGGCCGGCCTCGCGGCCACGGCTTCGGACGGGCCGGTCAACCGACTGCGCGCCGACATCCTCGCTCATGTCAGAGGCAACGCGGGGCTGCCGAAGGGGGTGTTCACCCTGGACGTTCCGACCGGAGGCGGCAAGACGCTCGCCTCGCTCGCCTTCGCGCTCGACCATGCGGCTCACCACGGTCAGCGCCGCATCATTACCGCGATCCCGTTCACGTCGATCATCGATCAGACGGCGGCCATCTACCGCGGCATTTTCGGCGAGAACATCGTCCTCGAACATCATTCGGCGATCGAACCCGCGCAGGCTTCCGAAAGCGACGAGCCCCAGGGCCGCAATAAGCTCCGCCTCGCCATGGAGGACTGGGCGGCGCCGGTCGTCGTCACCACGAACGTGCAGCTCTTCGAGAGCCTCCACGCGAACCGGGTCTCGCGCTGCCGCAAGCTGCACAATATCGCCGGGTCGATCATCATCCTCGACGAAGCCCAGACAATACCACTGCACGTCCTCCGTCCCGCGGTGGACGTCCTGCAGGAGCTCTGCCGCAACTACGGCTGCAGCGTGGTGCTCTGCACCGCGACCCAGCCGGCCTTGCGGGCGCCAGACTTCGTCGGCGGCTTCGACTTGACGCCGGACCGCGAACTCGCTCCGGACCCGCCGGCACTGCATCGGGCGCTTCGGCGGACGACGATCAGGATGGCGGGCCGGATGGAAGACGCCGATCTCCTCGACGCGCTCGCCGAAGCTGCCCAGGGGCTCGTGATCGTCAACAGCCGGGCCCATGCGCTGGCGCTCTACCGGGCGGGCCGGGATGCCGGGATCCAAGACCTCGTGCATCTCACCACCCGCCAGATCGCGCTCGATCGCCGGACCATCCTGGCGGCGGTTCGGCGCCGGCTCGCGGACGGCATTCCCTGCCGCCTGATTGCCACCTCGCTCGTCGAAGCCGGCGTGGATCTCGATTTCGAGCGGGTCTGGCGGGCCGTCGCCGGGCTCGAGCAGATCGCGCAGGCCGCCGGACGGTGCAACCGCGAGGGCCGGCGACCGACGGAGGCGAGCCTCGTGACGGTGTTCGAGCCGGCAGAGGCCAAGGCTCCCCGCGAGCTGGCGGCCTTGGCCGAGGCGACGATGCGGGTGGCGCGCGACCATCCCGACCTCCTCTCTCCCGCGGCTATCGAACGGTACTTCCGGGAGATCTACTGGGCGAAGGGTGATGGGCTCGACCGCGACAAGGTGCTCGGCGCCTTCCGGATCAGCGCGCCCGTGCCGGGCATCGGCGCGACGGACTTCGCCTATCGCACCGTGGCGGAGACATTCCGGCTGGTCGAGAGCGGCATGCTGCCGGTCATCGTACCGATCGACGCCGAGGCCCGTTCCTTTGTCCACCGCCTTAAGGCAGGCCAACTGCCGCCCGGTGCCGCCGCCCGCGCGCTGCAGACCCGGATCGTGCAGGTTCCGCCGAAGGCGCGCGACGTGCTGATCCGGAACCAGCATGTCCGCTTCGTCGACGGCTTCGCGGATCAGTTCGCGGTGCTGGTCGAACCGTCGCTCTACACGGCCGAATGCGGGCTCCTGTGGGAGGAGGCGGAGTATCTCGCCGCCGACGACATGATCATTTGAGGATCGCCATGCCCTACGGAGTTCGCCTGCACGTCTCAGGCCCCCATGCCTGCTTCACGCGGCCGGAGATGAAGGTCGAGCGGGTTTCCTACGACGTCATGACGCCGTCGGCCGCGCGCGGGATCCTCGAGGCCATTCATTGGAAGCCGGCGATCCGGTGGGTCGTCGACGATATCCATGTGCTGAAGCCGATCCGGTTCCAGTCGATCCGGCGCAACGAGGTCGCGATCAAGGCCCCCGCGGGGAAGATCCGGACAGCCATGAACGCCGGTAGCCTCGAAGGGCTCTCGCTGGTCGTCGAGGAGCACCGGCAGCAGCGGGCCGCCTCCGTGCTGGCGGACGTCGCCTACGTGATCGTCGCCCATTTCGAGATGACGGGGAGGGCGGGGGCCGAGGACAGCGAGGCCAAGCATCTGGAGATGTTCGTCCGACGCGCTCGCAAGGG carries:
- a CDS encoding amidohydrolase/deacetylase family metallohydrolase — its product is MLDTLFKARPVAIEGVRPVGFEPGLPAGAEAIDIVIDTEGRIAGVGRGLAASAPEGALRVAGAGWVSPGWADLHTHLWYGGTDISIRPEQAGLGRGVTTLVDAGSAGEANFHGFREFIVEPAREKIVAFLNVGSIGLVACNRVSELIDMRSIDIDRTLACVEANRDVVVGLKVRASAVILGAWGLTPVRLAKKLSRITKLPLMVHVGEPPPLYDDIVALLGPGDIVTHCFNGKAGGSLVEDEDLYRLVETAAERGVLLDVGHGGASYSFEVGEAAIARGLLPHTISTDLHNRSLDGAVWDLATTMSKLLAAGMPFEAVVDASTTRPRSAVALPSSGFLEVGRTADLTVFDLVDGETVVKDSQGRRATLHRMFEPRFAVLGRHATEAHRHTPPAGQGGPAPCPHCGWVA
- a CDS encoding ABC transporter ATP-binding protein; the encoded protein is MGRMTSAPAALAPDAILSVEDLAVHFPGRRGVARAVDGVTLTLRRGETLAVVGESGSGKSVTSLAVMGLLAPPGRIAAGRILHRDRTGEVRDLARVSNRGYRRIRGREIAMIFQEPMTSLNPLMTVGEQIAEMILLHEPIGRAAVRARVVELLERVEIPAAATRLDDHPHQMSGGMRQRVMIAMALACSPGLLIADEPTTALDVTIQAQILDLMRRLQRELGMSILFITHNLGVVAEIAREVAVMYAGRVVEQAPVDTVFARPAHPYTRALLASTPDPRRDIGADGSRRRLQAIPGTVPSILDLPPGCTFAPRCRLAIEDCTRAVPALAPHGPDHRVRCIRASEFAAVPVREAVPS
- a CDS encoding ABC transporter ATP-binding protein, coding for MTAGSLLSVRGLVKHFPAAGTRVVHAVEHVDLEIARGRIVGLVGESGSGKTTVGRTILRLTEPTAGKAVFDGTDLFALSERDLRPWRRRLQIMFQDPYSSLNPRLDVAAILGEALDARGYPGGGRGRARRRERVAELLAMVGLRPEHAGRYPHEFSGGQRQRIGIARALAVEPDFIVADEPVSALDVSVQAQILNLLQDLRAALGLTMLFISHDLGVVEYLCDEVVVMYLGRVMERGPSHAVHNDPRHPYTRALVAAAPVPDPTARRARVPLAGDIPSPIAPPSGCVFRTRCPIAVEACAEVVPPLEEIGGGRAVACIRRSETALVPATEESPAP
- a CDS encoding RidA family protein, whose product is MTPEARLARLGLVLPEPPKPVASYVTHVIEGGFLYLSGQGPRDASGRLQTGKVGRDVSVETAYGHARLTGLGLLAVAKGALGELSRVKRVVKLLGMVNAEPDFADHPAVVNGCSDLFLEVFGERGAHARSAVGMGSLPGGISVEIEAILAVEA
- a CDS encoding aminotransferase class V-fold PLP-dependent enzyme — translated: MTTRNDPRPALGLRPVINVSGTMTSLGASIVVPEARAAVAGILPEFVEIANLHRRASRVIAEATGGEAGFVTASCAAGITLAVAAAMTGSDLAAIERLPDAAGLRNEVVMLAGHMVDYGAPVEQGVRLAGAKVVPVGQATSSRIHQLAGVITERTAAALFVVSHHVASYGMVPFSLFVEAAHARGVPVIVDAASEYDLTGFLAAGADVAIYSAHKFLGGPTAGIVAGRKDLVRATYLQNRGIGRGMKVGKESILGTMAALEAWARRDHAAVRRRERAALDHWVGAFEGRPGVRAEIVPDPTDNPLDRLQLFVDPAVARITAWDLADSLAAGAPPVIVRDHEVEHGYFFLDPCNLHEGEEFVVGRRIAEELEAALGSNGRITDFAERTRRRDAAILDWPD
- a CDS encoding IclR family transcriptional regulator, encoding MTEGRVESASPPPMQGDAGRDGEPRPRRGARTGAVDRMVQIFDHLQETGRPATGYEIARAIGAPVSTVYALTEELVEKRLLDRTAGGALWLGSRLFHYGLAYARDLDLLTVATHEMHELCRKVGETVQICGRDGDDMVVLAMAEGPGHFQITSRVGTRVPLNWTASGRLLVGHLPPAERTALFRRARPSPTGRAETRADVLSDAAAATLAEGLSIQCGESDFAVACIAAPILDAGGACRATISIVVPEGKALSARADYVAAVQASARRIADTLGW
- a CDS encoding ABC transporter substrate-binding protein; translated protein: MRRREFIGFASGALALAAPWRAAGQWASRTYRIGFLSPGELAPVNPVFDELRRHGFVEGRNLTTDRRDQNAGYQQLAAAALELVRTSPDAIVTAGPEATRAAQAATRSVPIVAITDDMVGEGLARSLAQPGGNTTGISLLAADLDGKRQELLIEFTSGAPRIAILADTRTTGPQRLQALAEAARSRGVILLIHRVEKGEEIGPAIDMAKAEAAAALNVLASPLLHAYREVIIRKTAVLKIPVIYQWPETAHEGGLLGYGPRLDDVMRQLGHQIVEILGGASPANHPIHQPTKFALAINLKTAKEIGLTIASSLVVRADDVIE
- the cas3 gene encoding CRISPR-associated helicase Cas3', which codes for MFYAHSLAGKLHEDWQPLHVHLAGVADRAARGAAPFGAEKAAALAAWLHDLGKYSRAFQARLDGSVERVDHSTAGARVAIGHTDTSGLASGDRLVLELIAYAVAGHHAGLPDKTDRDGGTASLAFRLRDARIDTLDPVWRDTVPLDASDLMPAGFRFVKDPRQGSRQLAFLGRMIFSCLVDADFRDTEAFYAANEGVAPDRDWPGLPDILERLRATFDAHMAGLAATASDGPVNRLRADILAHVRGNAGLPKGVFTLDVPTGGGKTLASLAFALDHAAHHGQRRIITAIPFTSIIDQTAAIYRGIFGENIVLEHHSAIEPAQASESDEPQGRNKLRLAMEDWAAPVVVTTNVQLFESLHANRVSRCRKLHNIAGSIIILDEAQTIPLHVLRPAVDVLQELCRNYGCSVVLCTATQPALRAPDFVGGFDLTPDRELAPDPPALHRALRRTTIRMAGRMEDADLLDALAEAAQGLVIVNSRAHALALYRAGRDAGIQDLVHLTTRQIALDRRTILAAVRRRLADGIPCRLIATSLVEAGVDLDFERVWRAVAGLEQIAQAAGRCNREGRRPTEASLVTVFEPAEAKAPRELAALAEATMRVARDHPDLLSPAAIERYFREIYWAKGDGLDRDKVLGAFRISAPVPGIGATDFAYRTVAETFRLVESGMLPVIVPIDAEARSFVHRLKAGQLPPGAAARALQTRIVQVPPKARDVLIRNQHVRFVDGFADQFAVLVEPSLYTAECGLLWEEAEYLAADDMII
- the cas5c gene encoding type I-C CRISPR-associated protein Cas5c; translated protein: MPYGVRLHVSGPHACFTRPEMKVERVSYDVMTPSAARGILEAIHWKPAIRWVVDDIHVLKPIRFQSIRRNEVAIKAPAGKIRTAMNAGSLEGLSLVVEEHRQQRAASVLADVAYVIVAHFEMTGRAGAEDSEAKHLEMFVRRARKGQCFHQPCLGTREFPARFSLIEPEAALPAAIPETRDLGFMLYDIDHAGDRASLFFRARLENGVLKVPAPSSPEIRR